One region of Yersinia bercovieri ATCC 43970 genomic DNA includes:
- the sufS gene encoding cysteine desulfurase SufS, with product MSFPIERVRADFPLLSRQVNGQPLAYLDSAASAQKPQVVIDRELNFYREGYAAVHRGIHSLSAEATQQMEAVRSQVADFIHAASVEEIVFVKGTTEAINLVANSYGRHFLQAGDSIIITEMEHHANIVPWQMVAKDLGVEIRVWPLTVTGELKPGALLDLIDDTTRLLAITHVSNVLGTVNPIQEIVAQAKAAGLVVLVDGAQAVMHQAVDVQALDCDFYLFSGHKLYGPSGIGILYGKSALLQQMPPWEGGGSMIKTVSLTQGTTFADAPWRFEAGSPNTAGIMGLGAAISYVNELGLAQIQQYEQSLMQYALEQLSQISSLTLYGPTARAGVIAFNLGSHHAYDVGSFLDQYGIAIRTGHHCAMPLMAYYKVPSMCRASLALYNTREEVDRLVAGLQRIEKLLG from the coding sequence ATGAGTTTTCCTATTGAACGGGTAAGGGCTGACTTTCCACTGCTCAGCCGTCAGGTTAATGGGCAACCGCTGGCCTATCTGGACAGCGCAGCCAGTGCGCAAAAGCCACAGGTGGTTATCGACCGGGAACTTAACTTCTACCGTGAGGGTTATGCGGCGGTTCATCGGGGCATTCATAGCCTGAGTGCCGAGGCGACCCAACAGATGGAAGCGGTGCGCAGTCAGGTGGCTGATTTTATTCATGCCGCCTCTGTCGAGGAGATAGTCTTCGTTAAAGGCACCACCGAGGCCATCAATCTGGTGGCAAACAGCTATGGCCGCCACTTCCTGCAGGCGGGCGATAGCATTATCATTACCGAAATGGAGCATCACGCCAATATTGTGCCGTGGCAGATGGTGGCGAAAGATCTCGGTGTTGAAATTCGCGTATGGCCGCTGACGGTAACCGGTGAGCTGAAACCCGGTGCACTGCTGGATTTGATTGATGACACCACGCGGTTGCTGGCGATAACCCATGTCTCCAATGTGCTGGGGACGGTGAATCCGATCCAAGAGATTGTTGCTCAGGCCAAAGCGGCTGGGTTGGTGGTGCTGGTGGATGGTGCGCAGGCGGTCATGCATCAAGCGGTGGATGTGCAGGCACTGGATTGCGATTTTTATCTCTTCTCAGGGCACAAACTGTACGGGCCGTCTGGCATTGGTATTCTGTACGGCAAAAGTGCACTGTTACAGCAGATGCCGCCATGGGAAGGGGGCGGTTCGATGATCAAAACGGTGAGCCTGACCCAAGGCACCACTTTTGCTGATGCCCCCTGGCGTTTTGAAGCTGGTTCTCCAAATACCGCAGGGATTATGGGGCTTGGCGCGGCAATTAGTTACGTCAATGAGTTGGGCCTTGCACAAATCCAGCAATATGAGCAATCGTTGATGCAGTACGCGCTGGAACAGTTGAGCCAAATCTCGAGTCTGACACTCTATGGCCCCACGGCGCGGGCAGGGGTGATAGCCTTTAATCTGGGGTCGCACCACGCGTATGATGTCGGTAGCTTCCTCGACCAATATGGCATTGCGATTCGAACCGGTCACCATTGTGCTATGCCGCTGATGGCATACTACAAAGTACCGAGCATGTGCCGTGCCTCACTGGCGCTGTATAACACCCGTGAGGAAGTTGACCGCTTGGTCGCAGGGCTACAGCGTATCGAAAAATTGCTGGGCTAA
- the sufD gene encoding Fe-S cluster assembly protein SufD, translated as MAGLPTNSKTSEQSSAPEPKRMPEQQRMLEQQRINALKNFGLLFKQRESGKGSEATAHWQQVLELGFPSIKHEDWKYTPLERLLAHDFSFASAPAVTAAQRDALSLVQDAHRLVFIDGRYAPELSDSDCGPYQLTHLTQSVPLPAAIRPEIFLHLTESLAQESLHIRLPAGQQSDRPLYLLHISSGSGSEVVNTSHYRHHLSVETTAQAEVIEHFVSLNPQPHFTGARLTISLGDNAELSHYKLAFETPQSYHFAHNDLVLSRDARARSYSFLLGAGLTRHNTSAQLNGEGATLSINSLLLPIGREICDTRTYLEHNKGYCESRQLHKTIVRERGKAVFNGMIKVAQHALKTDGQMTNNNLLLSKLAEVDTKPQLEIYADDVKCSHGATVGRIDAEQLFYLQSRGINQADAQQMIIFAFAAELTEAIHSETIRKVVLARIADRLAGESL; from the coding sequence ATGGCTGGCTTACCGACCAACAGTAAAACATCTGAACAAAGCAGTGCGCCAGAACCAAAACGGATGCCGGAACAGCAACGTATGCTGGAACAGCAGCGCATTAATGCACTGAAAAATTTTGGTCTGCTATTCAAACAGCGCGAGAGCGGTAAAGGTAGCGAGGCAACGGCACATTGGCAGCAGGTGCTGGAGTTGGGCTTTCCCAGCATTAAGCATGAAGATTGGAAATATACGCCCCTGGAGCGTCTATTGGCCCATGATTTCAGTTTTGCCAGCGCTCCGGCCGTAACCGCCGCTCAGCGTGATGCCTTGTCATTGGTGCAAGATGCCCATCGCTTAGTTTTCATTGATGGCAGGTATGCACCTGAGTTAAGTGACAGCGACTGCGGCCCTTATCAACTCACCCACCTGACGCAGAGTGTGCCGCTACCTGCCGCTATCCGGCCGGAAATCTTTTTGCACCTGACAGAGAGCCTGGCGCAGGAGAGTCTGCACATTCGTCTGCCGGCGGGGCAACAGAGTGATAGGCCCCTCTACCTGCTGCATATCAGCTCAGGCAGCGGGTCTGAGGTGGTGAATACCAGCCATTACCGTCATCATTTGTCGGTTGAAACAACCGCGCAGGCGGAAGTGATTGAGCATTTTGTCAGCCTCAACCCGCAGCCGCATTTCACCGGCGCACGGCTCACGATTAGCCTCGGTGATAATGCTGAGTTGAGCCATTACAAACTGGCATTTGAAACCCCGCAGAGCTACCACTTTGCCCATAATGATTTAGTGCTAAGCCGTGATGCGCGAGCGCGCAGCTACAGTTTCTTGCTCGGCGCGGGGCTGACTCGTCATAACACCAGCGCCCAGTTAAATGGTGAGGGCGCGACTTTATCTATCAATAGCCTGCTGCTGCCTATCGGGCGTGAAATCTGTGATACCCGCACCTATCTGGAGCACAATAAAGGGTATTGCGAAAGCCGCCAGTTGCACAAAACCATAGTGCGTGAGCGGGGTAAGGCGGTGTTTAACGGCATGATTAAAGTGGCCCAGCATGCGCTAAAAACGGATGGTCAGATGACCAACAATAACTTGTTGCTGAGCAAGTTAGCCGAGGTGGATACCAAGCCACAGCTGGAAATCTACGCCGATGATGTGAAATGTAGCCACGGGGCGACAGTGGGGCGCATTGATGCCGAACAGCTGTTCTACCTGCAATCGCGTGGCATCAATCAAGCTGATGCGCAGCAGATGATTATTTTTGCCTTTGCCGCAGAGTTAACCGAGGCTATTCACAGCGAGACCATCCGTAAAGTGGTACTGGCGCGGATTGCTGACCGGCTGGCGGGAGAGTCGCTATGA
- the sufC gene encoding Fe-S cluster assembly ATPase SufC, which translates to MLSIKNLKVSVEGNEILKGLDLEIKPGEVHAIMGPNGSGKSTLSATLAGREEYEVTEGSVEFKGKDLLELAPEDRAGEGVFLAFQYPVEIPGVSNHFFLQTAVNAVRKYRQQEPLDRFDFSDFIEEKIELLKMPADLLTRSVNVGFSGGEKKRNDILQMAALEPSLCILDETDSGLDIDALKIVANGVNSLRNEQRAFIIVTHYQRILDYVKPDFVHVLYQGRIIKSGDFTLVKQLEEQGYGWLTDQQ; encoded by the coding sequence ATGTTAAGCATCAAGAATTTGAAAGTGAGTGTTGAAGGTAACGAGATTCTGAAAGGGTTGGATCTGGAGATCAAACCCGGTGAAGTGCATGCCATCATGGGGCCGAACGGCTCGGGGAAAAGCACCTTATCCGCCACCTTGGCGGGGCGTGAAGAGTATGAAGTCACTGAGGGGAGCGTGGAATTTAAGGGTAAAGATCTGCTGGAGTTAGCACCGGAAGATCGCGCGGGTGAAGGTGTGTTTCTGGCCTTCCAATACCCGGTGGAGATCCCTGGCGTCAGTAACCATTTCTTTCTGCAAACGGCCGTCAATGCGGTGCGTAAATACCGCCAGCAGGAGCCGCTGGATCGTTTTGACTTCTCAGATTTCATCGAAGAAAAAATTGAGTTGCTCAAAATGCCCGCTGATTTGCTGACCCGCTCAGTTAACGTGGGTTTCTCTGGTGGCGAGAAAAAACGTAATGATATCTTGCAGATGGCAGCACTGGAACCCTCCTTATGCATTCTGGATGAGACCGACTCCGGGCTGGATATCGATGCGCTAAAAATAGTGGCCAACGGCGTGAACTCGCTGCGCAATGAGCAGCGCGCATTTATTATTGTGACCCACTATCAGCGTATCCTCGACTACGTAAAACCTGACTTTGTGCATGTGCTGTATCAAGGCCGCATCATCAAATCCGGTGATTTCACCCTGGTAAAACAGTTGGAGGAGCAAGGCTATGGCTGGCTTACCGACCAACAGTAA
- the sufB gene encoding Fe-S cluster assembly protein SufB: MTRSNVEVPDDVQAWVSDGRYKEGFFTQLATDELAKGINEDVIRAISAKRNEPEWMLEFRLGAYRSWLEMEEPHWLKAHYKSLDYQDYSYYSAPSCGSCDDSCDSQPGAVQQSSAESDYLTAEVESAFAQLGVPVREGAEVAVDAIFDSVSVATTYRGKLAEQGIIFCSFGEAIQEYPDLVRQYLGSVVPAKDNFFAALNAAVASDGTFVYVPKGVRCPMELSTYFRINAAKTGQFERTILIADEGSYVSYIEGCSAPVRDTYQLHAAVVEVILHKNAEVKYSTVQNWFAGTESTGGILNFVTKRALCEGEGSKMSWTQSETGSAITWKYPSVILQGDNSIGEFFSVALTNGYQQADTGTKMIHIGKNTKSTIIAKGISAGHSQNTYRGLVKILPGADNARNFTQCDSMLIGPDSGAHTFPYVEVRNNSAQLEHEATTSKIGDDQLFYCLQRGISEDDAISMIVNGFCKDVFSELPLEFAVEAQKLLAISLEHSVG; the protein is encoded by the coding sequence ATGACACGAAGCAATGTAGAAGTGCCAGATGATGTGCAGGCTTGGGTCAGCGATGGTCGCTACAAAGAGGGATTTTTCACACAGTTGGCGACAGATGAGCTGGCGAAAGGCATCAATGAAGATGTTATCCGCGCCATTTCAGCGAAACGTAATGAACCTGAATGGATGCTGGAGTTTCGACTCGGCGCTTATCGCAGCTGGCTAGAGATGGAAGAGCCGCACTGGCTGAAAGCCCATTATAAGAGTTTGGATTATCAGGATTATAGCTATTACTCTGCGCCCTCGTGCGGCAGTTGTGATGATAGCTGTGATTCGCAGCCGGGCGCGGTGCAGCAGTCGTCGGCAGAGAGTGATTACCTTACCGCTGAGGTGGAGTCGGCGTTTGCCCAGCTCGGGGTGCCGGTACGAGAAGGGGCCGAGGTGGCGGTTGACGCTATTTTTGACTCGGTTTCTGTGGCGACCACCTATCGCGGCAAGCTGGCTGAGCAAGGGATTATTTTCTGCTCGTTTGGCGAAGCGATTCAAGAGTATCCGGATCTGGTACGTCAGTACCTGGGGTCTGTGGTTCCGGCAAAAGATAACTTTTTTGCCGCGCTGAATGCGGCGGTGGCCTCTGATGGCACTTTTGTCTATGTACCAAAAGGGGTGCGCTGCCCGATGGAATTATCCACCTACTTCCGGATCAATGCCGCCAAAACCGGTCAGTTTGAGCGCACTATTTTGATTGCCGACGAAGGGAGTTATGTCAGCTATATTGAGGGCTGCTCCGCGCCAGTGCGTGACACCTACCAGCTACATGCCGCAGTGGTTGAAGTCATTTTGCACAAAAATGCCGAAGTGAAATACTCCACGGTTCAGAACTGGTTTGCCGGTACTGAGAGCACTGGCGGTATTCTCAACTTTGTCACCAAGCGCGCACTGTGTGAAGGTGAGGGGTCAAAAATGTCGTGGACCCAATCTGAAACCGGCTCCGCCATTACCTGGAAATACCCGAGTGTGATTTTGCAGGGTGATAACTCAATCGGCGAATTCTTCTCAGTGGCGCTGACTAACGGTTACCAGCAGGCCGATACCGGCACTAAGATGATCCACATTGGCAAAAACACCAAATCAACAATTATCGCCAAAGGGATCTCTGCCGGACATAGCCAAAACACCTATCGTGGCCTGGTAAAAATTCTGCCCGGTGCGGATAACGCCCGTAACTTCACCCAGTGTGATTCGATGCTGATTGGCCCGGACTCCGGTGCGCATACTTTCCCCTATGTGGAGGTGCGCAATAATTCAGCACAATTGGAACATGAAGCGACCACCTCAAAGATTGGCGATGACCAACTGTTTTATTGCTTGCAGCGCGGCATCAGCGAAGACGATGCCATCTCAATGATTGTCAACGGTTTTTGCAAGGATGTCTTCTCCGAATTGCCGCTGGAGTTTGCCGTCGAAGCACAGAAATTGTTGGCTATTAGCCTGGAACACAGTGTCGGTTAA
- the sufA gene encoding Fe-S cluster assembly scaffold SufA, whose translation MQQQSVGTFSLDENVWQGVTITESAAAQITRLMQQDPQIKGLQLGVKQSGCAGFAYVMDMAKEPADDCLVFEQGSARLYVPLKAMPFIDGTEVDYVREGLNQIFKFNNPKAQHACGCGESFGV comes from the coding sequence ATGCAACAGCAATCAGTCGGCACATTTTCACTCGACGAGAATGTCTGGCAAGGCGTGACGATAACAGAGAGTGCTGCCGCGCAAATTACCCGGCTCATGCAACAAGACCCGCAAATTAAAGGGTTGCAGCTCGGGGTCAAGCAGTCCGGTTGCGCTGGGTTTGCCTATGTGATGGATATGGCGAAAGAGCCAGCCGACGACTGTCTGGTGTTTGAGCAAGGTAGCGCCAGACTCTACGTGCCATTAAAAGCGATGCCATTTATCGATGGCACCGAGGTGGATTACGTCCGCGAAGGGCTAAACCAGATCTTCAAATTTAATAATCCTAAAGCTCAGCATGCCTGCGGGTGTGGCGAGAGTTTTGGCGTTTGA
- a CDS encoding hotdog fold thioesterase, which produces MLWKRKATLAELNKIGEGCMVAHLGIEITRLGDDELEATMPVDNRTTQPFGLLHGGASVVLAESLGSMAGYLCTLEGQQIVGLEINANHLKAVRTGKVRGCCRAIHVGRSHQVWQIEIFDDQNQLCCTSRLTTAVLTR; this is translated from the coding sequence ATGCTTTGGAAACGTAAAGCCACGCTGGCGGAACTGAATAAGATCGGTGAAGGTTGTATGGTTGCCCACTTAGGTATTGAGATAACCCGGTTGGGTGATGACGAACTGGAAGCCACTATGCCGGTCGATAATCGCACCACACAACCTTTTGGCCTGTTACATGGCGGGGCTTCGGTGGTGCTGGCGGAGTCTCTCGGTTCGATGGCGGGCTATCTGTGCACCCTTGAAGGTCAACAGATTGTGGGATTGGAAATTAATGCTAACCATTTGAAAGCGGTGCGCACTGGGAAAGTGCGTGGCTGTTGTCGCGCTATTCACGTGGGTCGCAGCCATCAGGTGTGGCAGATTGAGATTTTCGATGATCAGAACCAGTTGTGTTGTACCTCCCGCTTAACCACGGCGGTGTTGACGCGATAA
- the ydiJ gene encoding D-2-hydroxyglutarate dehydrogenase YdiJ — protein sequence MIPQISQAPGVVQLVLDFLDALKQNGFTGDTATNYADRLTMATDNSIYQLLPDAVVFPRSTADVALIGRLAGQESFKSLLFTPRGGGTGTNGQALNHGIVVDMSRHMNRILDINLEQGWVRVEAGVIKDQLNQYLRPFGYFFSPELSTSNRATLGGMINTDASGQGSLVYGKTSDHVLGLRAILLGGEMLDTRAMPTALAETIAQEDSIIGRIYQTVLNRCRDQRALILEKFPKLNRFLTGYDLRHVFSDDLQTFDLTRILTGAEGTLAFITEATLDITPLPKVRRLVNVKYDSFDSALRHAPFMVEAKALSVETVDSKVLNLAKEDIVWHSVNELITDVPDEEMLGLNIVEFAGDDKALIDSQMASLCQRLDDYLAAREGGVIGYQICGDLAGIERIYAMRKKAVGLLGNSKGQAKPIPFAEDTCVPPQHLADYIVEFRQLLDSHNLTYGMFGHVDAGVLHVRPALDMCDPRQEMLMKQLSDQVVQLTARYGGLLWGEHGKGFRAEYSPDFFGEELYRELRRIKSAFDPDNRLNPGKICSPLGSDAPMMRVDSSDKRGTLDRQIPLAVRSSFRGAMECNGNGLCFNFDARSPMCPSMKITGNRIHSPKGRATLVREWLRLLSEQGVDPVALEQGLATQRPSLRGLIEKTRNSWHASKGDYDFSHEVKEAMSGCLACKACSTQCPIKIDVPGFRSRFLQLYHTRYHRPLRDYVVAGVESYAPLMAKTPKIFNFFLKQPWVGTLSRKSIGMVDLPMLSTPSLKQSLSGHYASTMTLEQLEKLPAAERRQHVLIVQDPFTSYYDAQVVADFVRLVEKLGFNPVLLPFSPNGKAQHIKGFLLRFAKTARKTADFLNRIAQLGMPMVGVDPALVLCYRDEYKEILGDARGNFNVQLVHEWLQVALAEQPEQQMSGESWYLFGHCTESTALPASSQHWASIFSRYGAKLESVSVGCCGMAGTYGHEAKNIDNSLGIYALSWQQALQKLPGKRCLATGYSCRSQVKRIEGNGLRHPLQALLELV from the coding sequence ATGATCCCACAGATTTCTCAAGCACCGGGTGTTGTTCAGTTGGTGCTGGATTTTTTGGATGCTTTGAAGCAAAACGGATTCACTGGCGATACTGCCACCAATTATGCCGATCGCCTGACCATGGCGACGGACAACAGTATCTACCAACTGCTACCCGATGCCGTTGTTTTCCCCCGTTCGACGGCAGATGTCGCACTGATTGGTCGCCTGGCGGGGCAAGAGAGTTTTAAATCGCTGCTGTTTACGCCCCGTGGTGGCGGCACTGGCACCAATGGGCAGGCGTTAAACCACGGAATTGTGGTGGATATGTCGCGCCACATGAATCGCATTCTGGATATTAATCTGGAGCAAGGCTGGGTGCGGGTCGAAGCTGGCGTGATTAAAGATCAGTTGAATCAATACCTGCGGCCTTTTGGCTACTTCTTCTCGCCGGAGCTATCGACCAGTAACCGCGCCACATTAGGCGGCATGATTAACACCGATGCCTCTGGACAAGGCTCCTTGGTGTATGGCAAAACTTCCGATCACGTGCTGGGGCTGCGGGCTATTTTGCTCGGCGGTGAGATGCTGGATACCCGCGCCATGCCGACGGCATTGGCGGAAACGATTGCTCAGGAAGATTCAATTATCGGCCGCATCTACCAAACGGTGCTGAATCGCTGCCGTGACCAGCGGGCGCTGATTCTGGAAAAATTCCCCAAATTAAACCGCTTCCTGACCGGCTATGACTTACGTCACGTGTTCAGTGATGATCTGCAAACCTTTGACTTAACGCGCATTTTAACCGGTGCCGAGGGGACGCTGGCCTTTATCACTGAAGCCACGCTGGATATCACGCCGCTGCCGAAAGTCCGCCGTCTGGTCAATGTGAAGTATGACTCCTTTGATTCTGCGCTGCGCCACGCCCCTTTTATGGTGGAGGCGAAGGCGCTATCAGTGGAGACCGTGGACTCCAAAGTCCTCAATTTGGCCAAAGAAGATATTGTCTGGCACTCGGTCAATGAGTTGATTACCGATGTGCCGGATGAAGAGATGCTGGGGCTGAATATTGTTGAGTTCGCCGGTGATGATAAGGCGCTGATCGACAGCCAAATGGCGTCACTTTGTCAGCGGCTGGATGATTATCTCGCTGCCAGAGAGGGCGGGGTGATTGGTTATCAGATTTGCGGCGATCTGGCCGGTATTGAGCGCATTTATGCGATGCGCAAAAAAGCGGTGGGTTTGCTCGGTAACAGTAAAGGGCAGGCCAAGCCGATTCCGTTCGCGGAAGATACCTGTGTGCCGCCACAACATTTAGCCGATTATATTGTTGAGTTCCGCCAACTGCTGGATAGCCACAATCTCACTTACGGCATGTTTGGTCATGTGGATGCTGGCGTATTACATGTGCGTCCGGCACTGGATATGTGCGATCCGCGGCAAGAGATGCTGATGAAACAGCTATCTGATCAGGTGGTGCAACTGACGGCGCGCTATGGCGGCTTATTGTGGGGGGAGCATGGGAAAGGCTTCCGCGCTGAGTACAGCCCTGACTTCTTCGGCGAAGAGCTGTACCGCGAATTGCGGCGCATTAAATCGGCTTTTGATCCCGATAACCGTTTGAATCCGGGGAAAATCTGCTCACCATTAGGCAGTGATGCGCCCATGATGAGAGTGGATAGCTCGGATAAACGTGGCACCCTGGATCGACAGATCCCGCTGGCGGTCAGAAGCTCCTTCCGTGGCGCGATGGAGTGTAATGGCAATGGCCTCTGTTTCAACTTTGATGCCCGTAGCCCCATGTGCCCCTCGATGAAGATTACCGGTAACCGAATTCACTCGCCGAAAGGGCGCGCAACATTGGTGCGCGAGTGGTTACGGCTGCTCTCTGAACAAGGGGTTGATCCGGTGGCGCTGGAACAGGGGCTGGCCACTCAGCGCCCGAGTCTACGTGGCCTGATTGAAAAGACCCGCAACAGCTGGCATGCCAGCAAGGGGGATTATGATTTCTCCCATGAAGTTAAAGAGGCGATGTCAGGTTGTCTGGCCTGCAAAGCCTGTTCGACCCAGTGCCCGATAAAAATTGATGTGCCCGGTTTTCGTTCGCGTTTCTTGCAGCTGTATCACACCCGCTATCACCGCCCACTGCGCGACTATGTGGTGGCGGGAGTGGAGAGCTATGCGCCGTTAATGGCGAAAACGCCGAAGATCTTTAATTTCTTCCTAAAACAGCCGTGGGTTGGCACGTTAAGCCGCAAGAGTATCGGCATGGTGGATCTACCGATGCTCTCCACTCCCTCGCTGAAGCAGTCGTTGTCGGGCCACTACGCCAGTACCATGACACTGGAACAGTTGGAGAAACTGCCCGCAGCTGAACGCCGTCAGCATGTGCTGATCGTGCAAGATCCCTTCACCAGCTACTATGATGCGCAGGTGGTGGCCGATTTTGTGCGGCTGGTGGAGAAACTGGGCTTTAACCCGGTACTGCTCCCTTTCTCACCCAATGGCAAGGCGCAACATATTAAAGGCTTCCTGCTGCGTTTCGCCAAAACTGCACGCAAGACCGCAGATTTCCTGAACCGCATTGCGCAATTGGGTATGCCGATGGTCGGGGTTGATCCGGCATTAGTGCTTTGCTATCGCGATGAATATAAAGAGATTCTGGGTGATGCGCGCGGTAACTTTAATGTGCAACTGGTGCATGAGTGGCTACAGGTGGCACTGGCGGAGCAGCCCGAGCAGCAAATGAGCGGTGAGTCCTGGTATCTGTTTGGTCACTGCACCGAAAGCACCGCACTGCCCGCCAGTAGTCAACATTGGGCGTCGATATTCTCCCGCTATGGTGCCAAACTGGAAAGTGTCAGTGTCGGCTGCTGTGGCATGGCCGGAACCTATGGTCATGAAGCAAAAAACATCGATAACTCGTTGGGCATCTACGCACTATCCTGGCAGCAAGCACTGCAAAAACTGCCGGGTAAACGTTGCTTAGCCACCGGTTATTCGTGCCGCAGCCAAGTTAAGCGCATTGAGGGCAATGGATTACGACATCCGTTGCAGGCACTATTGGAGCTTGTTTAA
- the ydiK gene encoding AI-2E family transporter YdiK — protein sequence MNYPQQRRLDLPKLMFGVIFILIMIIASFWVVQPFIMGFAWAGMVVIATWPLLIRLQKILWGKRWLAALIMTLLLVLLFVIPIALLVSSLVQNSGPLIQWASSPSNLRMPDVTWLQSVPMVGNKLYSSWHTLIAGGGNAIIAKVQPYVGAAATWLVAQAAHIGYFLIHLALMVLFSVLLYFHGEQVGLGIRHFAVRAADKRGDAVVVLAAKAIRAVALGVVVTALVQAVLGGIGLAIAGIQYATLFTVLMFICCVAQLGPLLILVPAIIWLYWTGDTTWGTVLLVWSCIVGTMDNVLRPYLIRMEADMPMILILSGVIGGLLSFGMIGLFIGPVVLAISYRLTAAWVSEAPEPEESITEVAKHLEEL from the coding sequence ATGAATTACCCGCAACAACGTCGTCTCGATTTACCTAAACTGATGTTTGGGGTGATATTCATTTTGATCATGATTATCGCCAGCTTCTGGGTGGTACAACCTTTTATTATGGGCTTTGCCTGGGCGGGCATGGTGGTCATTGCCACCTGGCCACTGCTGATTAGGCTACAAAAAATCCTTTGGGGGAAACGTTGGTTAGCGGCATTAATCATGACGCTGCTACTGGTTTTGCTATTCGTCATTCCGATAGCACTACTGGTCAGTAGCCTGGTGCAAAACAGCGGCCCGCTTATCCAGTGGGCATCCAGCCCCTCTAATTTACGGATGCCCGATGTCACCTGGCTGCAATCAGTCCCCATGGTGGGCAATAAGCTCTATAGCAGTTGGCATACGCTGATTGCCGGTGGCGGTAATGCGATTATTGCTAAAGTGCAGCCCTATGTCGGTGCGGCTGCGACCTGGCTGGTGGCTCAAGCCGCCCATATTGGCTACTTTTTAATTCATCTGGCGCTGATGGTGCTATTTAGCGTGTTGCTCTACTTCCATGGTGAGCAAGTGGGTTTGGGTATTCGCCATTTTGCGGTGCGAGCAGCCGATAAACGCGGTGATGCCGTGGTGGTCTTGGCGGCGAAAGCGATCCGCGCCGTGGCGCTGGGGGTGGTGGTCACCGCACTGGTACAAGCGGTGCTGGGGGGGATTGGTCTGGCCATTGCCGGGATCCAATATGCCACCCTGTTTACCGTGTTGATGTTTATCTGCTGTGTTGCGCAACTTGGGCCGCTGTTGATACTGGTTCCGGCGATTATCTGGTTGTACTGGACCGGCGACACCACATGGGGCACGGTACTGCTGGTTTGGAGCTGTATCGTCGGAACCATGGACAACGTTTTGCGACCTTACCTTATCCGCATGGAAGCCGATATGCCGATGATCTTAATTCTCTCCGGGGTTATTGGTGGCCTGCTGTCATTCGGCATGATTGGGCTATTTATCGGCCCGGTGGTGTTAGCTATCTCCTATCGCCTGACGGCAGCTTGGGTCAGCGAAGCCCCTGAACCAGAAGAGAGCATTACAGAAGTCGCCAAACATTTGGAAGAACTTTAG